The Microlunatus soli genome contains the following window.
CAAGGTCAGGGACACGTCGAGATGACCGTTGAGATTGGCGTGGAAGGCCAGGGGGCCATCGGCGATCGGCACCTGAGACAGCTTACTGCATGCGGTTGCGGCAATTGCAGAACGTCGGCAGGCTGTACTGGTGGCGAAACCCAGGAAGCGGTACGCGGTGTGTGGTCTGTCCAATCGCGCGATCGCGACATTCATCCGTCCGATCCTCGGAGCGACCGCGGGCGCGGCAGGGGCCGAGGACGGTGTGCTCGGCTACGGCGCGGGCGCTGACGACTTCTCCGAGGTTGCCGAACTGGTGGCGATCGTCGATGTCGATCAGCCGCGGGTGGGCGCGTTCCTGTCCACACTGCCCGACTCCGCCGGATCGGTGCCGGCCTACGTTCCCGACGACGTCCAACAGATGATCATCGACTGTCGACCTGACGTGCTGATCGTGGCCACGCCGGACTACGCCCATGCCGATTACATCCGGGCCGGTCTGGAACACGGACTGGAGGTGATCAGCGAGAAGCCGATGACAGCGACCGCCGCGCAGGCCGAAGCCGTCCGGCAGACAGTGGCCGAGACCGGCGGCCGGGTCCGGGTGACCCACAACCTTCGCTACACCCCACGGCACCGCCGGATGAAGGAACTGATCATGGACGGTGCGATCGGAAGGGTGCTCCAGGTAGGCCTCAGCTACCACGTCGACGTACGGCACGGTGCGAGCTACTTCGTGCGCTGGAATCGCCGTCGTGCCCGGTCCGGTGGACTGCAGGTGCACAAGAGCTGTCACCACCTCGACCTGGTGAACTGGCTGATCGATGATCTTCCCGACCGGGTGTCCGCGGTCGGTGCACTCGCCTTCTACGGGCCCCGAGGGGCCCATCGACCCCATGATCGTGACGGTGCCCCGGTGACCGGCGGTGCGCTGGCCGATCATGATCCGTACTACCGGCAGGACGGCCCGGGCGGCGTGCTGCCGGCCCCCGGCGGCGAGCAGCGTTCCGGCTCCGACGTGCCCTACACGGTGCAGTATCGGGTCGAGGAACCGATGACCATCTACGACGACGCGATCGACATCGAGGACCACTACAGCGCCTTGATCGGCTACCGATCCGGGGCGGCGTTGCTGTACTCGATCGACTTCTCGTCCCCGTGGGAAGGCTACGAACTGACTGTCACCGGTACCCACGGCAGGCTGGTGACGCGTTACGCCCGGGACCTGGACGGCAACCCGATGCCGGGCAACGACCGGATCGACCTGCAGCCGTTGTTCGCCGATCCGGAGCAGATCACCGTGCAGACCGGCGGTAGCGGCCACGACGGGGCCGACCCGGCGATGCGGGCCGATCTGTTCGGCGAACCGTCGGCGGAGTCGGGGCGACTGGGTCTGGCGGCGACCCTGGACCAGGCCGCCTACGCGGTGGCAGCCGGCGAAGCCATCTGGCGGTCCGCGGAGACCGGCAGGACCGTGATGGTCGACGACCTTCTGGCATAGCCTTTTCGGCGTGGACCCTGGACACGCGGTGCGGAGCGTAGGCCGGGTCCTCGGCTGGATCGGAGGCGGCCTGATCACCCTCCTCGTGCTCGGGATGATCGCCATCGTCGTGTACGGCAACGTCGGGGTGCGGCAGGCGGAGTCGGTGCCGCTCGCGACGGTGCGCAACGATCCGCGGATCGATCTGGTGCACTCCGACGGTGCCTGGGTGATGACACCGACCGACGGCCAAGCTGCTGAGGGTCAGGCGACCGACGGGCTGGTGTTCATCCCCGGCGCGAAGGTCGATCCGTTGGCCTACGCGTCGATGCTCGCCGGGTTGGTCAGAGAAGGCGTGACGGTGATCATCACCAAACCGACGTTGAATCTCGCCTTCTTCGATCTGCGGCGGCTGACCGCGTTCACCGCACTCGCGCCCTGGGTGCAGCGCTGGGCAGTGGGTGGCCACTCGCTGGGCGGGGTCCGGGCCTGTCAACTGGTCGGCGGCGGCGGCGTCCAGACCCTGGTGCTCTTCGCCAGCTACTGCGCACGCGACATCTCCGGCACCGACGTCAGAGTGCTCAGCGTGTCCGGCAGCCGGGACGGCCTCTCCACCCCGACGAAGATCAACAACGCTCGGCCGCTGTTGCCGGCCGACGCCGAGTCGGTGGTGATCGACGGCGCCAACCACGCCTCGTTCGGTGCCTACGGCGATCAACCCGGTGACGGCACGGCTACCGAATCGTCGGCCACCGTGCAGGCCGAGATCGACGACGCGGTGCTGAGGTTCCTGACCGGTTGAGTGATCTGCTAGCCTGACGATCATGACCGGTCGTTGGTATTTCTACTTCGCGTTGGCTCTGGAGGAGCCTACGTCGCGGTAGACGACGACCTCGCAACATCCTTCAGAGCCAACGGGACCAGGAGAAATCCTGGTCCTTCGTCGTATCAGGCGGGCTCTGCGGAAGGGCCTGCTGCCACCCTCGAATGTGAGAAAGGGACCAGCATGTCGGTCACCACCGAGGCTGCCGCCTCAGATCTGCACGTCAGCCAGTTCGAATCCCTCACCGCACCGGACACCTTGTGCCGCGGCCTGCCGGCGTCGTCGATGGTCGCCTCCGTCGTCGAACGGGGCCGCGCCGAGATCGCCGGCGTCCTCTCCGGTGCCGACCCCCGGCTGCTGGTGATCGTCGGGCCCTGCTCGGTCCATGATCCCGACGCCGGCCTGGACTACGCCCGTCGGCTGGC
Protein-coding sequences here:
- a CDS encoding Gfo/Idh/MocA family protein, with amino-acid sequence MAKPRKRYAVCGLSNRAIATFIRPILGATAGAAGAEDGVLGYGAGADDFSEVAELVAIVDVDQPRVGAFLSTLPDSAGSVPAYVPDDVQQMIIDCRPDVLIVATPDYAHADYIRAGLEHGLEVISEKPMTATAAQAEAVRQTVAETGGRVRVTHNLRYTPRHRRMKELIMDGAIGRVLQVGLSYHVDVRHGASYFVRWNRRRARSGGLQVHKSCHHLDLVNWLIDDLPDRVSAVGALAFYGPRGAHRPHDRDGAPVTGGALADHDPYYRQDGPGGVLPAPGGEQRSGSDVPYTVQYRVEEPMTIYDDAIDIEDHYSALIGYRSGAALLYSIDFSSPWEGYELTVTGTHGRLVTRYARDLDGNPMPGNDRIDLQPLFADPEQITVQTGGSGHDGADPAMRADLFGEPSAESGRLGLAATLDQAAYAVAAGEAIWRSAETGRTVMVDDLLA
- a CDS encoding alpha/beta hydrolase; the encoded protein is MDPGHAVRSVGRVLGWIGGGLITLLVLGMIAIVVYGNVGVRQAESVPLATVRNDPRIDLVHSDGAWVMTPTDGQAAEGQATDGLVFIPGAKVDPLAYASMLAGLVREGVTVIITKPTLNLAFFDLRRLTAFTALAPWVQRWAVGGHSLGGVRACQLVGGGGVQTLVLFASYCARDISGTDVRVLSVSGSRDGLSTPTKINNARPLLPADAESVVIDGANHASFGAYGDQPGDGTATESSATVQAEIDDAVLRFLTG